A region from the Pseudomonas cucumis genome encodes:
- a CDS encoding S-type pyocin domain-containing protein has product MAGNKDIPRVKNPPSGDGHHVTHRFMTATELAERDARQNAYDAMLARQDAFERSREIVAKKDESVRAGCVFAKSCKLPDAIIDYSNPSGMVPTDSLKDYGEVAWLGAREADDAGLLNLETISGSTLSLGIGRLALSAPALAAPVATISAAGATALATVVALFWTPSLGDSALYTEDQLRALKQARTRVRLKVEQQADGSLKGYGFYTGKNRDWEMVDVVQFSLRGSQQVADLGDGVELIWTPAVDGSDILGIPALEAAPKAPHIWVYPPTKAADSIIVNPVYPPEYKDFILVFPVGSGVNPVYVVMSMPGDHKYYDDPETLPGFPDAFPVKPKVSVRGGGKKRARWLDRRGRIYEWDSKSGAVELYDKFGVHLGEFNHVTGEQTKKAKPGRRTSRN; this is encoded by the coding sequence GTGGCTGGCAACAAGGACATCCCCCGGGTTAAAAACCCACCGTCCGGCGACGGACATCACGTCACTCACCGGTTCATGACGGCCACCGAACTGGCCGAGCGGGACGCCAGGCAAAACGCTTACGATGCGATGCTCGCCAGGCAAGACGCCTTCGAGCGCAGTCGTGAGATCGTTGCCAAAAAGGACGAATCCGTTCGCGCCGGATGCGTCTTCGCCAAGTCCTGCAAGCTGCCGGACGCCATCATCGACTATTCGAATCCTTCGGGCATGGTGCCCACCGACAGCCTCAAGGACTACGGAGAAGTCGCCTGGCTCGGCGCCCGTGAAGCAGATGATGCAGGGCTGCTGAATCTCGAAACTATCAGCGGCAGTACCCTCTCGCTCGGCATTGGTCGACTTGCACTGAGTGCCCCGGCGCTCGCTGCCCCGGTCGCAACAATCAGTGCCGCCGGGGCCACCGCATTGGCCACGGTGGTCGCGCTGTTCTGGACCCCAAGCCTGGGTGACAGCGCGCTCTATACCGAAGATCAACTGCGCGCCCTTAAGCAGGCCCGCACCCGCGTTCGACTGAAAGTCGAGCAACAAGCTGACGGCAGTCTCAAGGGATATGGTTTCTACACCGGTAAGAACCGCGACTGGGAAATGGTCGATGTCGTGCAGTTCAGCTTGCGCGGCAGTCAGCAGGTGGCGGATCTCGGGGATGGTGTTGAGCTGATCTGGACACCGGCCGTGGATGGTTCCGACATCCTCGGTATTCCAGCGCTGGAGGCTGCGCCGAAGGCGCCGCATATTTGGGTTTATCCGCCGACGAAAGCGGCGGATAGCATCATCGTGAATCCGGTTTATCCGCCTGAGTACAAGGATTTCATTCTTGTGTTTCCGGTTGGTTCGGGGGTAAATCCGGTTTATGTAGTGATGAGCATGCCGGGGGATCATAAGTACTACGATGATCCGGAAACCCTCCCAGGCTTCCCTGATGCATTCCCCGTAAAACCGAAGGTTTCAGTTCGAGGTGGAGGCAAAAAACGAGCCCGATGGCTAGACCGCAGAGGCCGTATATATGAGTGGGACTCCAAAAGCGGTGCTGTAGAGCTTTACGATAAATTCGGAGTGCATTTGGGCGAATTCAATCACGTAACCGGCGAGCAAACTAAAAAGGCAAAGCCTGGTAGAAGAACCTCAAGAAACTGA
- the nhaA gene encoding Na+/H+ antiporter NhaA — translation MPLRSTFTRFFQLEAASGLLLIAAAVLALIINNSSLSWLYSGLLDTPVVAQIGALKIAKPLLLWINDGLMALFFLLIGLEVKREVLDGQLSKPSQIVLPGAAAIGGMVVPALIYWFLNRDNPSALSGWAIPTATDIAFALGVLALLGKRVPVSLKLFLMTLAIIDDLGAIIIIAIFYSGALSTLSLALAAACIAALIGMNRLGVVKLGPYMIIGLILWVCVLKSGVHATLAGVTLAFCIPLRTKNAEPSPLLTLEHALHPWVAYGILPLFAFANAGLSLSGVTVESFTHDVPMGIAVGLLLGKTIGVYGLTWLAVKIGIATLPQGANWGQVLGVAILCGIGFTMSLFVGSLAFVPGSSEYAGMDRMGILTGSILAALIGYAVTAAASRKSTVLQS, via the coding sequence TTGCCTCTGCGTAGCACGTTCACGCGTTTCTTTCAGTTGGAAGCTGCCAGCGGTCTGTTATTGATCGCCGCCGCTGTCCTCGCCCTGATCATCAACAATTCATCGCTGTCGTGGCTGTATAGCGGCCTGCTGGACACCCCCGTGGTGGCACAGATCGGCGCGCTGAAAATCGCCAAGCCACTACTGCTGTGGATCAACGACGGCCTGATGGCCCTGTTCTTCCTGTTGATCGGCCTGGAAGTGAAACGCGAAGTCCTCGACGGCCAATTGTCTAAACCGTCGCAAATCGTCCTGCCCGGCGCGGCGGCGATTGGCGGCATGGTGGTGCCGGCGCTGATCTACTGGTTCCTCAACCGCGACAACCCGTCCGCCCTGAGTGGCTGGGCCATCCCTACGGCCACCGACATTGCCTTCGCTCTCGGCGTGCTGGCCCTGCTGGGCAAACGCGTGCCGGTGTCGCTGAAACTGTTCCTGATGACCCTGGCGATCATCGACGACCTGGGCGCGATTATCATCATCGCGATCTTCTATTCCGGCGCGCTGTCGACCTTGTCCCTGGCACTGGCCGCTGCCTGCATCGCGGCCTTGATCGGGATGAATCGACTCGGCGTGGTCAAGCTCGGGCCGTACATGATCATCGGGCTGATCCTCTGGGTCTGCGTGCTCAAGAGCGGCGTGCACGCCACGCTGGCCGGCGTGACCCTGGCCTTCTGCATTCCACTGCGCACGAAAAACGCCGAGCCTTCGCCGCTGCTGACCCTGGAACATGCCCTGCATCCGTGGGTGGCCTACGGCATTCTGCCGCTGTTTGCCTTCGCCAACGCCGGCCTGTCCCTGAGCGGCGTGACCGTCGAAAGCTTCACCCACGACGTGCCAATGGGCATCGCCGTCGGCCTGCTGCTGGGCAAGACCATCGGTGTCTACGGTCTGACCTGGCTGGCGGTAAAAATCGGCATCGCCACCCTGCCCCAAGGCGCCAACTGGGGCCAGGTGCTGGGCGTGGCGATCCTTTGCGGTATCGGTTTCACCATGAGCCTGTTCGTCGGTTCCCTGGCCTTCGTGCCCGGCAGCAGTGAATACGCCGGAATGGACCGGATGGGGATTCTCACCGGTTCGATTCTGGCGGCATTGATCGGTTATGCGGTGACGGCGGCGGCGAGTCGCAAGAGCACTGTGCTGCAGTCCTGA
- a CDS encoding PLP-dependent cysteine synthase family protein has translation MMSDNRQWAREAIRIIEADFQRSADTHLIPLPLPGLPGIELYFKDESSHPTGSLKHRLARSLFLYALCNGWLKPGAPVIEASSGSTAISEAYFARLLGLPFIAVMPATTSKEKIAQIAFYGGKSHLVDDPTQIYAESERLAREHDGHFIDQFTYAERATDWRANNNIAESIFQQMRFEQHPEPSWLISSPGTGGTTATLGRYVRYRQHCTRVLCADAERSVFFDYYQTGDASLRLDCGSRIEGIGRPRVEASFLPKVIDAMVKVPDALSLAAMHYLAQRLGRRVGGSSGTNLIGALMAAQQMVAAGESGSIVAILCDGGERYATTYYDQAWLKAQGYELSGLMDAVAASVERGEPLPASVLRANI, from the coding sequence ATCATGAGCGACAACCGACAGTGGGCCCGCGAAGCCATCCGGATCATCGAAGCCGACTTCCAGCGCAGCGCCGACACCCACCTGATCCCCTTGCCGCTGCCGGGGTTGCCGGGCATCGAGTTGTATTTCAAGGATGAGTCGAGCCACCCCACCGGTAGCCTGAAACATCGGTTGGCGCGCTCGTTATTTCTCTACGCCCTGTGTAACGGCTGGCTCAAACCCGGTGCGCCTGTGATCGAAGCCTCCAGCGGTTCGACGGCGATTTCCGAGGCGTACTTCGCCCGGTTGCTGGGGTTGCCGTTCATTGCAGTGATGCCCGCGACCACGTCCAAGGAAAAGATTGCTCAGATCGCTTTCTATGGGGGCAAGAGCCATCTGGTGGACGATCCGACGCAGATCTACGCCGAATCCGAGCGCCTGGCTCGCGAACACGATGGGCACTTTATCGACCAATTTACCTACGCCGAACGCGCCACCGACTGGCGGGCGAACAACAACATCGCCGAATCGATCTTCCAGCAGATGCGTTTCGAACAACACCCGGAACCGAGCTGGCTGATTTCCAGCCCCGGCACCGGCGGCACCACCGCCACGCTCGGTCGTTACGTGCGCTATCGCCAGCACTGCACCCGCGTGCTGTGCGCCGATGCCGAGCGTTCGGTGTTCTTCGATTATTACCAGACTGGCGATGCCAGTCTGCGCCTGGATTGCGGGTCACGGATTGAAGGCATTGGCCGGCCACGGGTGGAGGCGTCGTTCCTGCCCAAGGTGATCGATGCGATGGTCAAAGTGCCGGACGCGTTGTCGCTGGCGGCCATGCATTACCTTGCGCAGCGTTTGGGGCGACGGGTTGGCGGGTCGAGCGGGACCAACCTGATCGGCGCCTTGATGGCCGCCCAGCAGATGGTGGCGGCGGGGGAGTCGGGGTCGATCGTGGCGATTCTGTGCGATGGCGGCGAGCGCTATGCCACCACCTATTACGATCAGGCCTGGCTCAAAGCCCAGGGGTATGAGTTGAGTGGTTTGATGGATGCCGTGGCGGCGAGTGTCGAGCGCGGCGAGCCATTGCCGGCCAGCGTGTTGCGCGCAAATATCTAA
- a CDS encoding NAD(P)/FAD-dependent oxidoreductase, translating into MLRITELKLPIDHPEEDLRPAIVQRLGIASDDLLDFTLFKRSYDARKKSSELCFIYTIDLNVRDEASVLHKFADDRNVNVAPDVSYKVVGQAPADLSQRPIVVGFGPCGIFAGLLLAQMGFKPIILERGTEVRQRTKDTWGLWRKSVLNPESNVQFGEGGAGTFSDGKLYSQIKDPKFIGRKVLHEFVKAGAPEEILYVSKPHIGTFRLTGVVENMREQIRAMGGEVRFQQRVTDVLIEDGQLVGVELNGGEQIHSKHVILALGHSARDTFRMLHSRGVYMEAKPFSVGFRIEHPQSLIDRARLGKYAGHPKLGAADYKLVHHASNGRSVYSFCMCPGGTVVAATSEPNRVVTNGMSQYSRNERNANSGIVVGITPEVDYPGGPLAGIELQERLESHAFVLGGSNYEAPAQLVGDFIAGKPSTELGSVEPSYKPGVALGDLALALPAFAIEAIREALPAFEKQIRGYSLHDAVLTGIETRTSSPLRITRNESMQSLNVKGLFPAGEGAGYAGGILSAGVDGIRIAEAVARDILGLEA; encoded by the coding sequence ATGTTACGAATCACCGAACTCAAGCTGCCGATCGACCATCCCGAAGAAGACCTGCGCCCTGCCATCGTGCAGCGCCTGGGCATCGCCAGTGATGACCTGCTCGACTTCACCTTGTTCAAGCGCAGCTACGATGCGCGCAAAAAGTCCTCCGAACTGTGCTTCATCTACACCATTGACCTCAACGTTCGCGATGAGGCGTCGGTGCTGCACAAATTCGCCGATGACCGTAACGTCAACGTGGCGCCGGATGTCAGCTACAAAGTGGTCGGCCAGGCGCCGGCCGACCTGAGCCAACGTCCGATCGTGGTCGGGTTCGGCCCCTGCGGGATCTTCGCCGGGCTGCTGCTGGCGCAGATGGGCTTCAAGCCGATCATTCTCGAGCGCGGCACTGAAGTTCGCCAGCGCACCAAGGACACTTGGGGCCTGTGGCGCAAAAGCGTGCTCAACCCCGAATCCAACGTGCAGTTTGGTGAAGGCGGCGCGGGGACGTTCTCCGACGGCAAGCTCTACAGCCAGATCAAGGACCCGAAATTCATCGGTCGCAAAGTCTTGCACGAGTTCGTCAAGGCCGGCGCGCCGGAAGAAATCCTTTACGTCAGCAAGCCGCACATCGGTACGTTCCGTCTGACCGGTGTAGTGGAAAACATGCGTGAGCAGATTCGCGCCATGGGCGGCGAAGTGCGCTTCCAGCAGCGCGTCACCGATGTGTTGATCGAGGACGGCCAACTGGTCGGCGTCGAGCTCAATGGCGGCGAGCAGATCCACTCGAAACACGTGATTCTGGCCCTCGGCCACAGCGCCCGGGACACCTTCCGCATGTTGCACAGCCGCGGCGTGTACATGGAAGCCAAACCGTTTTCGGTGGGTTTCCGCATCGAACACCCGCAATCACTGATCGACCGCGCGCGCCTGGGCAAATACGCCGGGCACCCGAAACTCGGCGCCGCCGATTACAAACTGGTGCACCACGCCAGCAACGGTCGTTCGGTCTACAGCTTCTGCATGTGCCCGGGTGGCACCGTGGTGGCGGCGACCTCCGAGCCGAATCGCGTGGTCACCAATGGCATGAGCCAGTACTCGCGTAACGAGCGCAACGCCAACTCCGGAATCGTCGTCGGGATCACCCCGGAAGTCGATTACCCGGGCGGCCCGCTGGCTGGCATCGAGTTGCAGGAACGCCTGGAATCCCACGCCTTTGTGCTGGGCGGCAGCAATTACGAAGCGCCAGCGCAATTGGTCGGCGACTTTATCGCAGGCAAGCCATCCACTGAATTGGGCAGCGTCGAGCCCTCCTATAAGCCGGGCGTTGCCTTGGGCGATTTGGCCCTGGCTTTGCCGGCATTCGCTATCGAAGCGATTCGCGAAGCCTTGCCGGCGTTCGAAAAGCAGATTCGTGGCTACTCGTTGCACGACGCGGTATTGACCGGGATCGAGACGCGCACGTCATCACCGCTGCGGATTACCCGTAACGAGTCGATGCAAAGCCTGAACGTGAAGGGCTTGTTCCCGGCCGGTGAAGGCGCAGGTTATGCGGGCGGGATCCTGTCGGCGGGCGTCGACGGGATTCGGATTGCCGAAGCCGTGGCCCGAGACATCCTTGGCCTCGAGGCCTAA
- a CDS encoding COG3650 family protein produces the protein MRAARSLMLVALLPLFTACQLLDGPRESASHVGQTRMQGQLTAADGKLLFQPCNEQRSYVVNDIGGTSVLQEAATLADDQGKLFADVRGRIVASGADSRLDLGQLYRVERSGTACDDPNFKQLTLRAAGHGPEWNVKVSGKGMVIDRAGQPPLALPYVEEQLGDGRFNLSTEANNQRIELWVAPQRCVDNSTGSVQHMSAELRIDGQVQRGCGYFGGSRND, from the coding sequence ATGCGTGCTGCCCGTTCCCTAATGCTCGTTGCCCTGCTTCCGCTGTTCACCGCCTGCCAGTTGCTTGATGGCCCGCGCGAAAGTGCTTCCCATGTGGGCCAGACCCGCATGCAGGGCCAGTTGACGGCGGCCGACGGCAAGTTGCTGTTCCAGCCGTGCAATGAGCAGCGCAGTTATGTGGTCAACGACATCGGCGGCACCAGCGTCCTGCAAGAGGCCGCAACCCTGGCCGATGATCAGGGCAAGTTGTTTGCTGACGTGCGTGGCCGGATCGTTGCCAGTGGTGCCGATAGCCGGCTCGATCTGGGGCAGCTGTACCGCGTCGAGCGCTCCGGCACGGCGTGCGACGATCCCAATTTCAAACAGCTGACTCTGCGCGCCGCCGGCCATGGCCCTGAATGGAACGTCAAAGTCAGCGGCAAAGGCATGGTCATCGACCGCGCCGGCCAGCCGCCCTTGGCCCTGCCATACGTTGAAGAGCAACTGGGCGATGGCCGCTTCAACCTCAGCACCGAAGCCAATAACCAGCGCATCGAGCTGTGGGTCGCGCCGCAACGCTGCGTCGACAACAGCACCGGCAGCGTGCAGCACATGAGCGCCGAGCTGCGCATCGATGGCCAGGTGCAACGCGGCTGCGGGTATTTTGGCGGATCGCGTAACGACTGA
- a CDS encoding short chain dehydrogenase, with translation MKILLIGASGTVGSAIDHELSQRHEIIRIGRKSGEFQVDISDSASIRKLFQQTGNFDALICAAGSVNFVPLATMTEQDFELGLRDKLMGQVNLLLIGREFANDGASFTFTTGILSHDPIRTGSSASMVNGALDSFVRAAAIELPRGLRINSVSPNVLVEAMGSYAPYFRGFKPVPAAEVALAYAKSVEGLQTGQTYRVG, from the coding sequence ATGAAAATTCTTTTGATTGGTGCCTCCGGCACCGTCGGTTCGGCCATTGACCATGAACTGTCTCAGCGCCACGAAATCATCCGTATCGGTCGTAAAAGCGGTGAGTTCCAGGTCGATATCAGTGACAGCGCCTCGATCCGCAAATTGTTCCAACAGACCGGCAACTTTGATGCGCTGATCTGCGCCGCCGGCAGTGTCAACTTCGTGCCGCTGGCGACCATGACCGAACAGGACTTCGAACTCGGCTTGCGGGACAAGCTGATGGGTCAGGTCAACCTGCTGCTGATCGGCCGGGAATTCGCCAATGACGGTGCGTCATTCACCTTCACTACAGGCATCCTCAGCCACGATCCGATTCGTACCGGCAGCTCTGCCTCCATGGTCAACGGCGCCCTGGACAGCTTCGTCCGTGCAGCGGCGATCGAACTGCCGCGCGGCTTGCGCATCAACTCGGTCAGCCCGAATGTGCTGGTCGAAGCCATGGGCAGCTACGCTCCGTACTTCCGCGGTTTCAAACCGGTCCCCGCCGCCGAAGTGGCGCTGGCCTACGCCAAAAGCGTGGAAGGCTTACAGACCGGCCAGACCTACCGCGTCGGCTAA
- a CDS encoding LysR family transcriptional regulator — protein MSEMDDLAAFAVLIEAGSFTLAAQQLGCSKGQLSKRISLLETRFCVVLLQRTTRRLSLTAAGAALLPQAQALVVQVERARQALARLKDDMAGPVRMTVPVSLGETFFDGALLEFSRQYPEVQIELELNNNYRDLSRDGFDLAIRSEVAHDERLVARPLLAWHEMTCASPAYLERFGEPLTPQALAEHRCLLNSHYSGREEWLYHQQHELLRVRVSGPFASNHYNLLKKAALADAGIARLPSYLLQEELADGRLRWLLRDYQTRSMPMYLVHPYQGGLPKRTQVLADYLIGWFKRSGEALDRLQR, from the coding sequence ATGAGCGAAATGGACGACCTGGCGGCGTTCGCAGTGTTGATCGAGGCGGGCAGTTTCACCTTGGCGGCGCAGCAACTGGGTTGCAGCAAAGGGCAACTTTCCAAGCGCATCAGCCTGCTGGAAACGCGGTTTTGCGTGGTGTTGCTACAACGCACCACGCGCCGCTTGAGCCTGACGGCGGCGGGCGCGGCGTTGTTGCCGCAAGCCCAGGCGCTGGTGGTTCAAGTCGAGCGAGCACGTCAGGCCTTGGCGCGGTTGAAAGACGACATGGCCGGTCCGGTGCGGATGACGGTTCCGGTTTCACTGGGGGAAACATTCTTTGACGGCGCACTGCTGGAGTTTTCCCGGCAATACCCCGAGGTGCAGATCGAACTGGAGCTCAACAATAACTACCGTGATCTGTCCCGGGACGGGTTCGATCTGGCGATCCGCTCGGAGGTGGCCCACGACGAACGCCTGGTCGCCCGTCCGCTACTGGCCTGGCACGAGATGACCTGTGCCAGCCCCGCATACCTTGAGCGATTCGGTGAACCGCTGACGCCTCAGGCTCTGGCCGAGCACCGCTGCCTGCTCAACAGCCATTACAGCGGTCGCGAAGAATGGCTCTATCACCAACAGCACGAGTTACTGCGGGTGCGAGTGTCAGGGCCGTTCGCCAGCAACCACTACAACCTCTTGAAGAAGGCCGCACTGGCTGATGCGGGCATTGCGCGTTTACCGTCGTACTTGCTGCAAGAGGAATTGGCTGACGGGCGTTTGCGCTGGCTCCTGCGCGATTATCAGACCCGCAGCATGCCGATGTACCTGGTGCACCCGTATCAGGGCGGTTTACCGAAACGTACCCAAGTGCTGGCGGATTATTTGATTGGCTGGTTCAAGCGCAGTGGTGAGGCACTGGATCGGCTTCAGCGGTAA
- a CDS encoding DoxX family protein — MNSRQNPIARAIALLEKIPHSLIAFIARFSIAAVFWKSGQTKVEGLAIDLIDGTFQLGIPRLADSTIPLFESEYHLPLLSPELAAYLAAFAEHFFPILILIGFATRFSALALLGMTLTIQLFVYPDAYPTHGTWAAVLLYLMARGPGKLSIDHLIARRYAR; from the coding sequence ATGAACAGTCGCCAGAACCCCATCGCCCGCGCCATCGCGCTGCTGGAAAAAATCCCCCACAGCCTGATCGCCTTTATCGCGCGTTTTTCCATTGCCGCAGTGTTCTGGAAGTCCGGGCAAACCAAGGTGGAAGGTCTGGCCATCGACTTGATCGACGGCACGTTTCAACTCGGCATACCAAGGCTGGCGGACTCGACTATTCCGTTGTTCGAGAGCGAATATCACCTGCCGCTGCTCTCCCCGGAATTGGCGGCGTACCTGGCGGCCTTCGCCGAGCATTTCTTTCCGATTCTGATCCTGATCGGCTTCGCCACCCGCTTTTCGGCCCTGGCATTGTTGGGCATGACCCTGACCATTCAACTGTTCGTCTACCCCGATGCCTATCCGACTCACGGCACCTGGGCGGCGGTGTTGCTGTATTTGATGGCGAGGGGACCGGGCAAGTTGTCGATTGATCATCTGATTGCCCGACGTTACGCCCGCTAA
- a CDS encoding HvfC/BufC N-terminal domain-containing protein, translated as MSTQAAFAAALLDPQRPCPEGLFSANGADPASRFAVYRNNVQSSLINALADSYPVVLQLVGDKFFRAMAGLYVQSCPPQGPLINDYGKDFAEFIDNFEPAAGVPYLADMARLERLRVQAYHAADAQPLRHEQIAAALSDPQALSELTVGFHPSLNLLTSAFAVVAIWAAHQQDATLAGIDLDHGQNALVLRNGLEVEVFAIDHGASTFIQNLRNGQSLTQALETAPAFDLSQTLALLISHHVITHLHHNQVSP; from the coding sequence ATGAGCACTCAAGCTGCGTTTGCCGCCGCCCTGCTCGATCCGCAACGACCCTGCCCCGAGGGTTTGTTCAGCGCCAATGGTGCCGATCCCGCCAGCCGTTTCGCGGTGTATCGCAACAATGTGCAGAGCTCGCTGATCAACGCCCTGGCCGACAGTTACCCAGTGGTTTTGCAATTGGTGGGCGATAAGTTCTTTCGGGCGATGGCGGGGCTGTATGTGCAGAGTTGCCCGCCTCAAGGCCCACTCATCAACGACTACGGCAAGGACTTCGCCGAGTTCATCGACAACTTTGAACCGGCAGCCGGTGTGCCTTATCTGGCTGACATGGCGCGGTTGGAGCGGTTGCGCGTTCAGGCCTATCACGCCGCCGATGCGCAGCCCTTGCGCCATGAACAGATCGCCGCCGCGCTATCAGACCCGCAGGCGCTGAGCGAGCTGACGGTGGGGTTCCATCCCTCCCTGAATCTGCTGACTTCAGCCTTTGCCGTGGTTGCGATCTGGGCCGCGCATCAACAGGACGCGACGCTGGCCGGGATCGACCTCGACCACGGGCAAAACGCGCTGGTGTTGCGCAATGGTCTGGAGGTTGAGGTCTTTGCCATCGACCACGGCGCCAGCACTTTCATTCAGAACCTGCGAAACGGCCAATCCCTGACCCAAGCGCTAGAGACAGCGCCCGCCTTCGACCTCAGCCAAACCCTCGCGCTGCTGATCAGCCACCACGTCATCACCCATTTACACCACAATCAGGTATCGCCATGA
- the bufB gene encoding MNIO family bufferin maturase has protein sequence MNPSSSGLPPRSGLGLKTEHFSEVLGAQPDIGFFEVHAENYMVAGGPFHHFLGLIRERYPLSLHGVGLSIGAEGPLDLQHLQRLATLIERYQPQSFSEHLAWSSHGPVFLNDLLPLAYDAPTLNRVCEHIDQVQSTLKRPMLLENPATYLAFQRSTIDEANFISEVIRRTGCGLLLDVNNVYVSCINHQRDPLAYIDALPLHAVGEIHLAGFAEDTDSLGDRLLIDDHGAPIDNAVWSLYRQVLERVGPIATLIERDNQLPAFSVLHAEARQADELLHCAGGRS, from the coding sequence ATGAACCCTTCATCTTCCGGGCTCCCGCCCCGCTCCGGGCTGGGGCTCAAGACCGAGCACTTTAGTGAAGTGCTCGGTGCACAACCGGACATCGGCTTCTTCGAAGTCCACGCCGAAAACTACATGGTGGCCGGCGGCCCGTTTCATCATTTCCTGGGGTTGATCCGCGAGCGATATCCGCTGTCGCTACACGGCGTCGGCCTGTCCATTGGTGCCGAAGGTCCGCTGGATCTTCAGCACCTGCAAAGGCTTGCCACGCTGATCGAACGCTATCAACCCCAATCCTTTTCCGAACACCTGGCCTGGTCCAGCCATGGCCCGGTGTTTCTCAATGACCTGCTACCCCTGGCCTACGATGCGCCGACGCTGAACCGCGTCTGCGAGCACATCGATCAGGTGCAGAGCACCCTCAAACGCCCAATGCTGCTGGAGAACCCGGCGACGTATCTGGCGTTCCAGCGCTCGACAATCGATGAAGCCAACTTCATCAGCGAAGTCATTCGCCGCACTGGCTGCGGCCTGCTGCTGGACGTCAACAACGTCTACGTCTCCTGCATCAATCACCAAAGGGATCCGCTGGCCTATATCGACGCGCTGCCGCTGCATGCGGTGGGAGAGATCCATCTGGCCGGGTTTGCCGAAGACACCGACAGCCTCGGCGACCGTTTGCTGATCGACGATCACGGTGCGCCCATCGATAACGCGGTGTGGTCACTGTATCGGCAAGTGCTGGAACGGGTTGGCCCGATTGCCACGTTGATCGAGCGCGACAACCAGTTACCCGCCTTCAGCGTGCTGCATGCCGAAGCCCGTCAGGCCGATGAGTTGCTGCATTGCGCGGGGGGCCGATCATGA
- a CDS encoding BufA1 family periplasmic bufferin-type metallophore: protein MTATTRTLSATALVLALGSALSIAAVSTAHAADDNMEKCFGVAMKGKNDCAAGAGTTCAGTAKMDHQANAWKLVPKGTCTTTMSKTSPTGFGQLEAYKAKS from the coding sequence ATGACTGCTACCACCCGCACCCTGTCCGCCACCGCCCTGGTTCTGGCCCTCGGTTCTGCCCTGAGCATCGCCGCTGTCTCCACTGCCCACGCCGCTGACGACAACATGGAAAAATGCTTCGGCGTGGCCATGAAAGGCAAAAACGATTGCGCCGCGGGCGCTGGCACCACCTGCGCCGGTACCGCCAAAATGGATCATCAGGCCAATGCCTGGAAACTCGTCCCTAAAGGCACCTGCACCACCACGATGAGCAAAACCTCGCCAACCGGTTTCGGCCAGCTGGAAGCTTACAAAGCCAAGTCGTAA
- a CDS encoding ABC transporter ATP-binding protein — protein sequence MLQFENVSTFYGKIQALHSVNVEVRQGEIVTLIGANGAGKSTLLMTLCGSPQAHSGSIRYMGEELVGQDSSHIMRKSIAVVPEGRRVFARLTVEENLAMGGFFTDKGDYQEQMDKVLGLFPRLKERFAQRGGTMSGGEQQMLAIGRALMSKPKLLLLDEPSLGLAPIIIQQIFDIIEQLRKDGVTVFLVEQNANQALKIADRAYVLENGRVVMQGTGEALLTDPKVREAYLGG from the coding sequence ATGCTGCAGTTCGAAAACGTTTCTACCTTCTACGGCAAGATCCAGGCACTGCACAGTGTCAACGTCGAAGTCCGCCAGGGCGAGATCGTGACCCTGATCGGCGCCAACGGTGCCGGCAAATCGACCCTGCTGATGACCCTCTGCGGTTCGCCGCAAGCCCACAGCGGCAGCATCCGCTACATGGGCGAAGAGCTTGTCGGCCAGGACTCATCGCACATCATGCGTAAAAGCATCGCCGTGGTTCCGGAAGGTCGTCGGGTGTTTGCCCGCCTTACCGTGGAAGAAAACCTCGCCATGGGCGGATTCTTCACCGACAAGGGCGATTATCAGGAACAGATGGACAAGGTCCTCGGACTTTTCCCACGCCTGAAAGAACGCTTCGCCCAACGCGGCGGCACCATGTCTGGCGGCGAACAGCAAATGCTCGCCATTGGCCGCGCGCTGATGAGCAAGCCCAAGCTGTTGCTGCTCGACGAGCCATCGCTGGGCCTGGCACCGATCATCATCCAGCAGATCTTCGACATCATCGAACAACTGCGCAAGGACGGTGTGACGGTGTTTCTGGTGGAGCAGAACGCCAACCAGGCCCTGAAAATCGCTGACCGTGCCTACGTTCTTGAGAACGGCCGGGTGGTGATGCAGGGGACAGGTGAAGCGCTGCTGACCGACCCGAAAGTGCGCGAAGCGTACCTCGGTGGTTGA